Proteins encoded within one genomic window of Formosa agariphila KMM 3901:
- the mraZ gene encoding division/cell wall cluster transcriptional repressor MraZ — protein MNSLIGTYECKVDAKGRLMLPVSLKKQLSAVLQDGFVVKRSVFNPCLELYPMQEWNVLMQKINKLNRFKKKNNDFIRKFTAGVKIIEVDGTGRLLIPKDLAVFGGISKEIVVASAVNIVEIWDKDKYEQSISGSADDFADLAEEVMGQDDEDYGIS, from the coding sequence TTGAACTCATTAATAGGTACATACGAATGCAAAGTGGATGCGAAAGGCAGATTAATGTTGCCTGTTTCGCTGAAAAAGCAGTTGAGTGCCGTATTGCAAGATGGGTTTGTGGTAAAACGTTCTGTTTTTAATCCGTGTTTAGAATTGTATCCAATGCAAGAGTGGAATGTCTTAATGCAGAAGATAAATAAGCTAAATAGGTTTAAGAAAAAGAACAACGATTTCATCAGGAAATTTACTGCAGGTGTAAAAATAATTGAGGTCGATGGTACGGGGCGATTATTAATTCCGAAAGATTTAGCGGTTTTTGGTGGGATTTCAAAAGAAATAGTTGTGGCTTCAGCTGTAAATATTGTTGAAATCTGGGATAAAGATAAATACGAACAGAGCATAAGTGGCTCGGCTGATGATTTTGCAGATTTAGCTGAGGAAGTTATGGGTCAAGATGATGAAGATTATGGAATATCATAA
- a CDS encoding alpha/beta fold hydrolase, producing the protein MTHRLKKEKNFSYLEVGEGQPIIILHGLMGGLSNFDAVSNYFSVKGYKIIIPELPIYSMSLLKTNVKSFANYLYDFIEFKELNDVILLGNSLGGHIGLFHTKLYPKKVKALIITGSSGLYESAMGGGYTKRSDYEVIRKKAQDVFYDPEVATKEIVDEVYETVNDRNKLIKTLAIAKSAIRHNMSKDLPKMNVPTCIIWGKNDIVTPPEVATEFHELLPDSDLFWIDKCGHAAMMEHPDEFNKILDSWLTARNF; encoded by the coding sequence ATGACGCATCGCTTAAAAAAAGAAAAGAATTTCAGCTATTTGGAAGTTGGAGAAGGGCAACCTATAATCATACTTCATGGCTTAATGGGAGGTTTAAGCAACTTCGACGCTGTATCTAATTACTTCAGTGTTAAAGGGTATAAAATAATTATACCTGAGCTACCAATTTATAGCATGAGTTTACTTAAAACGAATGTTAAAAGCTTTGCAAATTACCTTTATGATTTTATTGAATTTAAGGAGCTTAACGATGTCATTTTACTAGGAAACTCTCTTGGTGGACATATTGGATTATTCCATACAAAACTTTATCCTAAAAAAGTAAAAGCACTAATTATAACAGGAAGTTCTGGTTTATATGAAAGTGCTATGGGTGGTGGTTACACCAAAAGAAGTGACTATGAAGTTATTCGTAAAAAAGCACAAGATGTATTTTACGACCCTGAAGTTGCAACTAAAGAAATTGTAGATGAAGTTTACGAAACGGTAAACGACAGAAACAAATTAATAAAAACTTTAGCCATTGCTAAGAGTGCTATTAGACATAATATGAGTAAAGATTTACCTAAAATGAATGTACCAACGTGCATTATTTGGGGTAAAAACGATATTGTAACGCCTCCAGAAGTAGCTACAGAATTCCATGAACTTTTACCAGATTCGGATTTATTTTGGATTGATAAATGTGGACATGCAGCCATGATGGAACATCCAGATGAATTTAATAAAATACTAGATTCTTGGTTAACTGCTAGGAACTTTTAA